A single window of Gammaproteobacteria bacterium DNA harbors:
- a CDS encoding sigma-54-dependent Fis family transcriptional regulator — translation MVPALEYYLLIQNAGPIKSDLKELNKIGICEVTKNKKNKKQSLILVVDDEQDILDLLSITLKRMGLKSVTAANLADGKAALHKNEIDLCLTDMRLPDGNGLELVEYMQQHFNKIPVAVITAHGNVEAAVKALKLGAFDFVSKPVDLNWLRQLIQSAINIDAEDSDSDEMQDKRGKPLIGASEVMQKLKTMIRKVSRSQAPVHIRGESGTGKELVARLIHDTGPRADEPFVPVNCGAIPSELMESELFGHKKGSFTGATSDKQGLIQSADGGTLFLDELGDLPLHMQVKLLRVIQEKAVRPVGGNQEINVNVRFLSATHKDLLEKVKEGAFREDLYYRINVIDLTVPPLRDRNNDILLMANFILNRIAEDNNSEALELSDTAKNALLDYHFPGNVRELENILERAVALSDGGQITENDLTLRTKIPETVMDTSASGLHTALQAQERKIIEQALAEHKYNKTKTAKA, via the coding sequence ATGGTGCCTGCTTTAGAATACTATTTGCTGATACAGAACGCTGGACCCATAAAGAGTGACCTTAAAGAATTAAATAAAATCGGGATATGCGAAGTGACTAAAAACAAAAAAAACAAAAAGCAATCATTGATCTTGGTGGTTGATGACGAACAAGATATTCTCGATCTGCTCAGCATCACACTTAAACGCATGGGTTTAAAAAGCGTCACCGCAGCCAATCTTGCCGATGGGAAAGCTGCTTTGCATAAAAACGAGATTGACCTTTGCCTCACCGATATGCGCTTACCGGATGGGAATGGTCTCGAACTGGTAGAGTACATGCAACAACATTTTAATAAAATACCTGTGGCGGTTATTACTGCCCATGGAAATGTTGAGGCCGCAGTTAAAGCGCTGAAATTGGGCGCGTTTGATTTCGTCTCAAAACCGGTAGATCTAAACTGGTTACGTCAGCTTATCCAGAGTGCAATTAATATCGATGCGGAAGACTCCGATTCTGATGAAATGCAAGATAAGCGAGGCAAACCATTGATCGGGGCCTCAGAGGTAATGCAAAAACTAAAGACCATGATCCGTAAGGTTTCCCGCAGTCAAGCACCGGTGCATATACGGGGTGAATCCGGCACCGGTAAAGAGTTGGTTGCACGCCTGATCCACGACACCGGTCCAAGAGCGGATGAGCCCTTTGTACCCGTCAACTGTGGCGCGATTCCTTCAGAATTAATGGAAAGTGAATTGTTTGGGCACAAAAAAGGCAGTTTTACCGGAGCAACATCTGACAAACAGGGGCTTATTCAATCTGCCGATGGTGGCACTCTGTTTCTGGATGAACTGGGAGATCTACCCTTACACATGCAAGTCAAATTACTCCGGGTAATACAGGAAAAAGCCGTGCGCCCGGTTGGCGGCAACCAGGAAATCAATGTGAATGTACGTTTTTTAAGTGCCACACATAAAGACTTGTTGGAAAAAGTGAAAGAAGGCGCGTTCCGAGAAGATCTTTATTATCGCATCAATGTCATAGACCTGACCGTACCGCCATTACGCGACCGCAATAACGACATCTTATTGATGGCCAATTTTATTTTAAACAGGATTGCCGAAGATAATAATTCTGAAGCCCTCGAATTATCTGACACAGCTAAAAATGCATTATTAGATTACCACTTTCCAGGAAACGTCCGAGAGCTGGAAAACATTCTCGAACGCGCAGTAGCTTTAAGCGATGGCGGACAAATCACTGAAAATGATCTAAC